The Maridesulfovibrio zosterae DSM 11974 genome contains a region encoding:
- a CDS encoding YybH family protein: MEKHPVEIQIEKADKAIVAEDFDTLVNIYTENAVLVIEPGRTVQGREAIRKAFEAIAKYFTNGLQVKQNGMTILESGDTALVLANTMVSAPNLPETERKAVYVFNKTQNGTWLCSIDNSYGHDII, translated from the coding sequence ATGGAAAAACATCCAGTTGAAATCCAGATAGAAAAAGCTGATAAGGCAATAGTTGCAGAAGATTTTGACACCTTGGTTAATATCTACACCGAGAACGCAGTACTTGTGATTGAACCCGGCAGAACAGTCCAAGGCAGAGAGGCTATCCGCAAAGCTTTTGAAGCAATTGCCAAATACTTTACAAACGGACTTCAGGTTAAGCAGAATGGAATGACTATTCTTGAATCCGGAGACACGGCTCTGGTACTTGCCAACACAATGGTTTCTGCTCCTAATTTACCTGAGACTGAACGCAAGGCTGTATACGTTTTTAACAAAACTCAAAACGGCACATGGCTGTGCTCCATAGACAATTCCTATGGGCATGACATCATATAA
- a CDS encoding Maf family protein, giving the protein MNIYSTIKPLILGSGSPRRKDLLQSVGLKFVTKPATCEEPAPMPNQDPEEYASQMALVKAENVAAANPGNYILGSDTIVVRDQDILGKPKDCIEAYEMLKSLCGRTHKVISGCAFISPDGEKLSYTVATDVEFIDFNETIIKAYANCGEPDDKAGAYAIQGKGAFLVKGISGSYTNVVGLPLARVIETLVQWDVVVPGDG; this is encoded by the coding sequence ATGAATATATACTCAACAATAAAACCACTCATTCTAGGTTCAGGATCACCTCGCAGAAAGGACCTGCTACAATCGGTCGGCCTTAAATTTGTGACAAAACCAGCCACATGCGAAGAACCTGCCCCCATGCCGAATCAAGACCCCGAAGAATACGCATCACAAATGGCTTTGGTGAAAGCTGAAAACGTTGCCGCAGCAAATCCGGGTAATTATATTCTGGGCTCAGATACAATTGTAGTTAGGGATCAGGATATATTAGGTAAACCGAAAGACTGCATAGAAGCATATGAAATGCTTAAAAGCTTATGCGGCCGCACACATAAAGTTATCAGCGGCTGCGCATTTATATCTCCAGACGGTGAGAAATTAAGCTACACAGTAGCGACAGATGTTGAGTTTATTGATTTTAATGAAACGATCATAAAAGCATACGCTAATTGCGGTGAACCAGATGATAAAGCCGGAGCATACGCAATTCAGGGCAAAGGTGCTTTTCTGGTTAAAGGCATAAGCGGATCATACACCAACGTAGTAGGCCTGCCCTTAGCGCGGGTTATTGAGACTCTGGTTCAATGGGATGTTGTTGTTCCGGGGGATGGATAA
- a CDS encoding MBL fold metallo-hydrolase, with the protein MKVCIWGARGSLPATFNAERSRAKVKAALEIAIEKGVDSTTDLDSFIDNELPFPVRASYGTNTPCIQIEGADDEYIICDCGTGLRDLGNKIMEERQGRSGAHYHILISHLHWDHLQGFPFFVPAYVPGNHISFYGGHPGIEKALRNQQSEPGFPVHFDHLGSKIDFTRLKNGQEFELCGVKIIVKAQYHPGGSFGYRFEKNGKSAVYSTDCEHKSATALNDKDFVDFFRDADLLIMDAQYSFAEANSIKEDWGHSNNIIAVELSGLAGVKTLCLFHQEPILDDFQLHKFLEDTREFAGLVESKPDKIIMAQDGLCIDL; encoded by the coding sequence ATGAAGGTTTGTATCTGGGGAGCAAGAGGTTCCCTCCCTGCCACATTCAATGCTGAGAGATCAAGGGCTAAAGTTAAAGCAGCTCTTGAAATCGCTATTGAAAAAGGTGTTGATTCAACAACGGATCTTGATTCTTTTATTGATAACGAACTTCCTTTTCCTGTCCGGGCTTCTTACGGTACGAACACTCCTTGCATTCAGATTGAAGGCGCTGATGACGAATATATAATTTGCGATTGCGGAACTGGCTTGCGTGATCTGGGCAATAAAATCATGGAAGAGCGGCAGGGCAGGTCCGGAGCTCATTATCATATTCTTATCTCCCACCTCCATTGGGATCACCTTCAGGGGTTTCCATTTTTTGTTCCAGCCTATGTACCCGGAAATCATATTTCGTTTTATGGTGGGCATCCCGGAATTGAAAAAGCGTTGCGCAATCAGCAAAGTGAACCGGGTTTTCCTGTCCATTTTGATCACCTTGGTTCCAAAATTGATTTTACGCGGCTTAAAAATGGACAGGAGTTTGAGCTTTGCGGAGTGAAAATTATAGTTAAAGCTCAATATCATCCCGGCGGTTCTTTTGGTTACCGGTTTGAAAAAAATGGCAAGTCTGCTGTATATTCAACCGATTGCGAACATAAGAGCGCTACAGCTCTAAATGATAAAGATTTTGTAGATTTTTTCAGAGATGCAGATCTGCTAATTATGGATGCTCAATATTCATTTGCTGAAGCAAACTCCATTAAAGAAGACTGGGGACATTCCAACAATATTATTGCTGTAGAATTATCCGGCCTTGCAGGAGTGAAAACACTTTGCCTTTTCCATCAGGAGCCGATTCTTGATGATTTTCAACTGCATAAATTTTTAGAAGATACTCGAGAATTTGCCGGGCTGGTTGAAAGTAAACCGGATAAGATTATAATGGCACAGGATGGATTGTGTATTGATCTATAG
- a CDS encoding OmpA/MotB family protein has translation MKFDDLKSELELMDFDSNDADTSGMNGWSVPWADLMMVMFVLFVVLFIYSQSKENIKVIFEGNAQTEVSNNPAKDLIEMISFHRDAMSSTTSVIMTPQDVLYRSDDGAVSMKEEGGELKIVMRGDAFFSAGKSSFENKTRQYLAEVAEVLKTSNHAIHIVGHTDDSDINMIGRQKAFELSATRAARVAEYFINEKSINPVRIIVSGRGNSAPELPGEMGKVSGNNRRVEIVVINTDISNAK, from the coding sequence ATGAAATTTGACGATTTAAAAAGTGAACTTGAACTTATGGACTTCGATTCCAATGATGCAGACACATCCGGTATGAACGGATGGTCAGTGCCTTGGGCTGATTTGATGATGGTCATGTTCGTTTTGTTTGTAGTGCTGTTCATATACAGCCAGTCCAAAGAAAATATCAAAGTTATTTTTGAAGGGAATGCCCAGACAGAGGTTTCAAATAATCCAGCTAAGGATCTGATTGAAATGATTTCGTTTCATCGCGATGCCATGAGCAGTACTACCAGTGTGATCATGACCCCTCAGGATGTTTTGTATCGCAGTGATGACGGTGCTGTCAGTATGAAGGAAGAGGGCGGAGAGCTTAAAATTGTCATGCGTGGGGATGCTTTTTTTTCTGCCGGTAAAAGCAGTTTTGAAAATAAAACCCGTCAATATCTTGCTGAAGTGGCTGAAGTGCTTAAAACCAGCAATCATGCCATCCATATCGTTGGCCATACCGATGACAGTGATATTAATATGATTGGCCGCCAGAAAGCTTTTGAATTGTCTGCTACACGCGCTGCACGAGTGGCTGAATATTTTATTAACGAAAAATCTATCAATCCTGTTCGTATCATAGTCAGCGGAAGAGGTAATTCTGCTCCAGAACTTCCCGGAGAGATGGGGAAAGTTTCAGGCAATAACCGCAGGGTTGAGATTGTTGTGATCAATACTGACATAAGTAATGCCAAATAA